Sequence from the Amaranthus tricolor cultivar Red isolate AtriRed21 chromosome 1, ASM2621246v1, whole genome shotgun sequence genome:
CTCTTGTAGCTGCTCCATCTTCAGTCAATTATCCGATTCGAGATGTCGATATGTACTTCTCAACCCAAGCTCCAGCTTCATACATATAACACCATCACAAGATCAAGGACTCCTTCAAAAATCCTATGTCCAACAAAACTAGCCTTTTCTCCCATCAGAAATTCTACCCGTCTTCAACAAAAAGTTTGTTCATATGAACACAAACATCTTTGTCTTTACCAAAGTATCACTGCAGATTCCTGCTTAAATATGGCTTCAATAAACCACCAAACGCATAAAACTCCGTCCCTCTGAGTTTGCTACAATTCTTATTTTTGTTCGTCCCACCCAGCTTGCTACATATAATCTCATTtacattttttctcttttcaaaTTCTGTTTTATTCTCCCAACAACTAAACTACTCTTTAATATTTGTGTCGACATACTAAGAAGGTAACTCGGGAAGAGGAGTACAAAATAAGTCATTTAAACAGTAGTACTTACAGCTTACAAAACACGAGCTTCAATTCTTTTATGAAGTAGCTGTAGTATACTCCCTCCATCCTTAAGAGTTTGCTTCATCGTGAGCGAAAAACCCTCAAACCCATAAAGTGGGGGAGCAAACTTAAAGGAACTGatgaataaacataaaaaagctCCTCCGAGCAAGTATAGCTTATCATCTTGTGTTTCATTTGCAGAAAACACCTGCAACTCAGACACTCCTGACGGTCCTGCAACAATCACAAACTTTCCATTAAAACATAGTTCGTTTATAGGATAACAAGACAGATAACATGGATTCAACACAGAAGTAATATGAAGTATTTATAATGCAAGGGGTCAGTAGGAAGCAAGGTCCTCTGTGGAAAAGCAAACAATAACAAATCTTTGACAAGTATAAGCATAAGCTCAAGCTTAACGAAACATATCATATATATTCATGAGTTTGTCTCTTCGACAGAAAGAACGACAGTCCAATTTTGAGGAATCTCTAAATCATCGTCCATTATCCACTCATACAAAATTACTTCTTATTCCTTCTTTTCCAAGTTACTCTTCAACATAACATTACTTCAGTAATTGCCTCAGCACCACCAGCACAATTAGACAGTTCCTTGCAAGACTGGGGATGTTAGTATCTTACCCCACAAAATCGAGACCATTGCCAAAAGGAAGTAAACAAGGTTCCCAAATTCATTTAGACAGCAGAGATTCATATTCGTAAAGTAAGAAAACTCAAATTGATAAATTCACCTTAATCTCAAGATTAGAATTAGGTGACAACCCAACATTATTTCTGGACTTGTACACAAGAGGTTaagggttcgaatctcaaccacccctcatttaaggTGGAATATTCAGCATAAGAGGAACTCTGCTGCACCCACACTCTCGTTTGAGAGAGcctgttaaagtatataacatatcttggggcctcaaccatccgTTTGGTTCCTTGACAAGAATATCTCAAACAAGGCTTCTATAAAGGAAAAACAGAATCAAGCAGATGGAGTGATAACAATGCCTCCGTGTCCAGTGAGATCTTTAACATTAAGATTACGGCTACCTTTTAGGATAAAAGTCGTCAGATAAATTTCATACTGATTTTACTTGGTATACAAGTGCAGTGAATTGATGGACAAGTGACAGATTAGAATTTTCTCGTCTCTCCTAACGATAGCTTACCTTATAGCAGAGCCTTGTTAAGTTCAAGCTTAACTATTCAAATACGGACAAATCCCTAAAATCCATAGGTTAATACATCAATTAACTCAGGTAACACTCCGAGAGAAAGGTCTTTCTCAACCACATAGGCAACAAAATTCCTCTGAGCAAGGGCAATTGGCCAATAAAATGTAGTAATTTCCTATTATAGACTCAATTTGGCACCATAATTTAGCCTCTGTTATTCTGCTACCAATCCATTTTGGGTTCTGTTCTGTTCTTCTTACTAATTTTTGGTCTTTGTCTATGTGTTGCATTTTGTTCATGTTATAATAGAAGGATGTAATACCACCACCAAGAGCGATAGTTCTTCTTCAACAGGATCACACGCCACCTAGATTTCTCAGAAACAAACACAAGCAATGACATTACTAGGAAAGAAACGACAAAACAGCAACCAAAAAATAGAGCGATGACAATTTCGATATTGGCGAATATATTGATAAATatatcaaaacccaaaaccaaaCGAAAATTTGTTCTTGACAAAAACTCCAGTTTTCATAACATCGTTGTACAAGTTCCAAGTAACAAAAGTTATATATTACAAGGTACAGAAAGTAACAAAATACATTTTTTCAAGAAGGCACTAACAAAAATAACTAGTCAAGCCCGAGAAGCGTCCAAGTCCAAGATGCAAGTGTAAGAGTATCCAATAAATGAAAGAAACAACCCATCAAGATCTACATTCataatctaaagagacaaaaaGACACCACAATACGGGCTATAGTTCTATATTCCTCTTGATAACTACAGAGTAAAGAGAGAGACCACTATCATGGGGAAAAATCAAAAAGCGTACCCATTTTACTACTCAACCACTAGTCTACCACCAAATGTTTCCACCTTGTCAACACCATGTCCCATTGATACAATGAATTGCACTTGCCTAATATGGTGTACAATGCCATATAGACACTCTAAATTCTGACAATTAGAAAACAAAGGGATAATAACAACATTCCATCATcacaatgccattaagtggctctcaTCTagggttgtttccgattgaccgttggtaatgataaaactaacaaaaaggTTGTTTCCGATTAACCTTTAGTAGCACACGTCAtgtacaacttcacataaataagaagtgcacatgatttattGAGTTATTTACTTTACTCCAATATAGTCCGAAACCAAAGAACGCTAGATCTTTGGCCCCATCAAGACAATATACTAATTAATTTTACCACAATACAATCAAAGTTCCAGTTGAGGGGCTTTAATAGTATACCACAATTACTCTAGGCACTAGACTCTACATGTGTGAAGTTTGTATTATGTAGCCCTCCTTGCTATGAATCATGGATAAACCGGGATATTTAAGCATTTAGTCTGCCGATTTGGGCATGTACACAACTAGTACACTAGAAAAGTAGATATAGAAATTGCGTGAATAAAGTATTACTATCTGTTTAAGGGAGAGATGACTGACGTTAAGCAATAGCAACACTTTgacaaaatatcaaaattttaagaGTTCCACATACTTACCTCCTCAGTTTTATCATTTAGTCCTTGCCTTTGAGCTAATTCCCTCGCAGTCTCTTCCATTCTCTCCCCCATTATGTGATACCTTAAAAGTCACCCTTTTTCCTTTGATATTTTCCTTTTGTGTTTTAAAGGCTTCTTTTAGTAACCTTTTCCATCGCAAACCAGTCTCTTCTGACTTCCTAAGCAGATTTTAATGCTCTCAGGTTAATATATGTTCCATTCTTGATGGAAAAGTATGCTAGTTCAGGATTGATGATGAACTATACACCTAAGAAGATAAATTAAGCCAAGTTTTCATAAAGGAGAGGAGATGatgaaaaacagaaaaatataACTTGCAGGTCCAATATCAATATGAAATATTCTCGAGAACCATGATCGCTTTCTTTTCCTTGTTTACAGTTTTGGCAACGAGAAGCAACAAACTTAAAACAACAGCTGCAGTATTTACAAGAAAGCCACAGGTAAATAAAACTATGATCTTCCAagttcgtgaaaaacaaaattaagaaatttcCAAGAGAGATCGGCATGCAACTATTTgcacaaatttcatttaatatttgaatAAATGAATATTCCAGTTGAATAACAGCAAGAGGCATCATGATCTAATCCCTAAATAAATCAAATTCTCACATATCCCAGCATCAATTCCCTTAATTTTCTAGATAACTCTTATAGCAATGATCTTAAAGAAACCTATCTCATTTTCCTAATCTCCTTATTCTTCACATTTACAAATGCAACAACAGCTTATGATCCATTTCTTATTTTGAAATTCTGCATCTTTGTTTTgtcaaatttgtaatataaatgcAAGTTGAAATAGAAAGTTTGAATTAATACCTAGTTTTTGAATCAAGTATAAGATTTTCcactttgagagaccatttcaTTCCATATTTCTATAACCCCAATGTCATTAATGGCTCCCACCTATGGGGGTTTGAGGAATTGGATATATACAACCTTATCCTCGTGAATTAAAGAGGTAGTTtctgattgacccttggtaCATCATCACATGAATAATAAGtgcatataatttaaaaaaaaagttcaagAAGGGTAATTTGGATCAAGAATTAAAATTCTGGTTTTCCATAAACACATGATTTGGATCTAAATGCCTGGGTTTCAGTTCTGAGTGTcgaattaaaattcaagtttccaAATACGACTATgagaaataatgaaaatttctATCTGTCCCCAAAAAACCAATAAGTCAAATGCAAATCAAAATCcaccatattaaaaaaaacaacagTAACAAAGCCACATATTAAAGCTGCAAAAGATACCAGCTCCAAGAGGGTAAGAAAGATACTTCATCAACTTGCAGTAACCTTTGAGTTTTATCATGCAAATACTTCCCATGTACATGCAGAAAGTTGTGTTCATATCTTTGAGAATCCAGTTTAATAATTGCAGACAACTTATGGGGCAAGAACTTTCGTATTTAAGCATCAAAGACCTGCAGAATTTGGAAAATCAATTGGAAACAAGTTTGCAAAGTATACGAATGAGAAAGGTCCAAAGTATTCTGCTCCAAAAATTCAACACCCATCAAACACAAACAATACCCGAAAATTTGGCCTCTAAATACAATACAACAACTAACATTTATGCTATTTTTTGCAGGACCATCTCCTATCGAACGAGATCAAAGAACTAAACCAAAGGGTCTCTCCGAAATTATATCATCTACTAAATTTCTTTTTGAAAACTATGACAAATATGCTAACGGCTGCTGACATGTTGCAGGGATCTATTattcatcaagaaaatattgaaCTCTATAAGCAACTAAAAATCGCACAACAGCATCATTCGGAGCTGCAGAAAAAGGTATTAATCAAGGGCCTTTTACGGCAAACGGACCAATCGACTAAACAATTAAATCAGCAATAAAAAAaccaaatcaatttttttatgacTGTACGTGCTTCGCTAGTGAGTCTAAGAAAATTTTTCACTCTCAGGTGTGTGCAGCAGAGGAAACGAATCAAATAGAGCAACACCCACATATCTCGTATAATGCTAAAAACAATTATCGTTCGAACACGATAATCAATCTTCAGCTAGGCCAGCCAGACCAACAAAAGAATGAAACATCCACCAGAAATATGCAACTCTGGTATTTTGTACTCCTTGAACTTTgtatcttatcattattatcgcGGAAAACGTGATGAGTAAGACTGAACAGACCAGTTCTTTCTTGTAGCTTGCAATAACGGCAGTGAAGCTGGTCGACTCCAGTGCCACATCAAATGCTCACGTGGGGATTACGATGAGTATATTTACTTAAATGGATGAAGGTGCTTGTAAAGAAAAAAGCATTCAGAATCACCCATATATTTGGTATGATTTGATACATAGACATAAATTAGTATAGCTGCTTAATGACCAACACTAGTCGCTTGTAATAATGGCAAACATATGTGCTTGACTGCTTGTTCAAAAAGGTGTGTGACTGTAACTTAGAATAGCATATTTCAccaattcaaataaatttctaGCTGTGTGATATTTCCTATCCAGAGACCAGATTTGTCATTATGAAGTAATATATTAGGCCTATATGTTTCAGTTTAATAAAATTCTGCAACAGAAAGCACTAATCCCGGTTTTGTTCATAAAAAAGTCGTTAACAGTTAACCCAATGCCAAGTGGCCCCCGCCTAGGAAGTGTTGTTTTGTTCATAAACCAACAAAAATTTAAGTTATTCTCATACACAGCAGGAAACTTTACCATCATTCACTCATCACTTTGTACCTCACATTTTTTTAAATCTAATCTAAAACCAAAAGAACTAAGAACGATGGGTTAGAATGATACTAGCCTACAGAAGGGCCAATATAACCACCAagcataaaaagtaaaaataaacaaaaaaaatgagcaaaaaaatttaattgtaacATATGTACATATAGTATCCTTATATATCGCTTAGTTTCTTAATTTAAACGGAAACAAAGTCAGTCCAAAATCCAAATCTTTGCAAAAGCTCTCATTTTAGTTTTACAGACTGGCTTCATCAAAGTTTGAGCGTAAAAATCACACAAAAGGTTTTCACAAATCATTCCATTAGGTCTCTAAACTATTGATTAGCAATATCAACCAAAAGGAAAGATTATCTACAATATAAGAGGACGTAATAAGAAGATCATAACATAATAAATGCCAGAAGCCCAACTTGGTCCACATGAGTGAAACCTGCTGCAACATTTTAGTTCTTATTTCAACCAGAAATATTCCATATGACGCCAAACACACAAAAACACATACTAAAGGATCCTAGGAAAAATAGCAATATCAAATACCAAATGAGAACAATATACCACCTGATAATGATCATGGATGCCAAACAAACTCAAGGCCAAAATGAAGAGCTGCAATTCACAAAGATAAAGCTCAAGATTCAATGCACGGCTACTATAACATTAATAGGGCGTATATGTGAAAAATGTGGGTCATAGCACAAAGCAATCATATATGGGATCTTGAGTTCTTCAAGAAGGAATAGGAAATGTTAAAAAATAGAGAATAGGTGGAAGTTACATGTTTGGTAACCACAAAATACAAGTTTTACTCTCTTAACCCAGCTGCCATAACATCTCATCAAACCCTCAGCCATAACATCACAAGAATGAATCTTCTTCTCAATTATCAAAAAATCCTATTTCCAAAAAATAGAAACCCAATGCTCCTACGTATAATTCCACAATGACAATTGTTCAATAGCAATCTTTTAACTTCATCACCCTAGCCTTTTTACACCATATTTGAGCTTGGTGGCATTCTTCTGCTACAACACCTTCCCTTCATTTGCTAACCCATAAGTGACAACTAACAAGCTACTTTGTCTTAAATGATTCATTCTAAAGATCAAAGTTATACAAGCGTAATACTATGGTCTCCATCACACTCGGGGCATCATACATAATCTATCTGAATACAAGTTGGATCGGATTATCCAAAAAGGGAATACTAGCAGTGAAAACAAGAGATAGTGAACATAGACATAGAGCAAGGAAGTTTACTAAATAAatgtttcaaaataaaatatatgaagGCATGTGGATAGTTTGCTATTGTCCGAACAAAATAGTTAAGGTCTATTATAATATAATCCTTAGAACCAAAAGTGAGATCAAAGACTAAAAGATTAAAAAGGTAAACTCAAATGTGAGCAAATCCAAAATTGTACAAATAGccaaaaaagaaagaagaataaTGAAGTGTCACATGTCAACAACCATCAAACTCTTCACAGCAAAAATATTATACAACACAACTAGAactgttcaaaacagacccgacccgaaaatccgacccggaatcgaaaattattcgacccgaaaaaatgtaagttttttaggtttaccgaaccgcaattacccgaaccgatacttcactcgaaccgtttgataaccgaaaagggcaaaatcgaactcgaactgcaaccgaattttataaccgacatataaaccttaaccgatgttacccgaactgaacagtgatcgacccgagtcaaatccgacccgaattatgcacgtaaccgaatgtaacctgactaaaaccgattaagatcgaactgtttttaacccgaactgatacaaacccgaaccgattgtaaattgaactgttataaatccgaatcaaattttcacctaattttagcaaattaagtccaatttcagttttctaataatacagaaaaaggaagaacacaagttctatacagaagagattgcatacagaatatatatatatatatatatatatatatatatatatatatgtatgtataaactaattgaaataaattgatttgCCTATTaaggctggcaaaagctgacccgacctgctaacctaaTCTGAAAtcgactcgaaattagcgggtttgggtttagatttttgacccaattaattaaatggatcAACtcaacctgatctgtttattaaatgggttaggttaaagttgaatatttaaacccgaaaaaaacctatttaacccatttattaaatttaagacggatcaacatttgccaaatacttcgtaaaactaagataataccaattaccatgtattgagggatttgacagctgaagatgactttcaataagaaaggaagttgtcccacatcgactaagggatttgtcagctgaagatgactttcaataacaaaggaagttgtcccacatcggctatgaaagatactaataaaagaaaaatcctttaaatcacttccacagatctcataccaacttacgcagccacgcagtgagcacaaagcgaactattctttcgccttttactaaagaataccgtgtgctcgctgcattaagtggcatacgtttatttttggaggaagcctttaattaaggttaaatgggtcaaatgacctcaaatatatgaatttaatgacctaaaaaaaagtaggttaaatgggtcattagcaggttgatccgatctgctacaTATCAGGttggggtttcaatttttgacccattaattaaatgggtcaggttcaggttaagggtttattgacccattgatatatgatccgaacctgaaaatgacccaacccgacctgtttgacacccctatctgctatatcaaataaaacaattggtaattattttttgtaagtaaatgagcatacatcaattaaaaacctgactattaacttatttcgatattgatccgatcaatagttatccgtaaccgataactactcgaaaaataaagctcgaacccgatctgtacccgaaaaaaccgaaccaattagtaatcgatgacaacccgagaccgattgacactcgacacgaacttcaaccgacaccgaactgatgctaacccgatagcttgaataaccgatctctaaccgaatcgtgactaaccgactcgacccgagtgtgacccgttgtaacacacagccgaaaaataaccgatccaaaATGCAACCGAatcgaataacacccgtccgaaaccgacccgatcaaccgaatgaacacatCTAGAGTGAAACTAATCTACGTCAACAAGGATAAAGAATTCACAATTGTCGGGAAGTAAATATTTAGGAAATAACATTATTCTGtaattattctcttttatttagtttcctaaattaGTTTACCCATTCTTATATAAATAGGGGCAATTGGTTTTTTTTGatcaattaatacaaaattagtATTTACTGACCAAAACCTATTTTTCCcgcattattattttcttcaacAATGACATgctaaatctttttttttataaaaatatagattGGCCctttataaatgaaaaaatatgtatttaaCAATTTCCAAGTCTTAAAATTCTAGTATAAAGACGGCAACACTTCGACACAACGTAACAAATCATGAAAAAGATATGCCATGACTCAACAATCAGTGAAGTACCCAAACAAACAATCATATTTcgtcaataaaataatatcaagatAGATTATTATAATCTCATACATAGTTCTTTTGAGGTTGTGCAGGTATTGCCTTATCTGGAATGTGGGTGCATTTTCAAGTTGCTAACATCACCTTCAAACTTTCAGAATTTAAGAGTGGCTAAATGCAAGCTTGATTATTTTGACGTATTATAGTTGGAAAGCAATCAACCTCCTCAACCTCCAATTATAAGATCTTTGTTTAAAAACTTGATATTGTTTAGAAATTGATATTTGTTGGAAATGAAATGACCAAATTCTACAAAACATGGTGAGTCTCAACGTGTACATTGGCATTTCCATTCTTATCAATGGAATACAAAAAGAATTAGTATCCAACCTCCCCCCCCCCTTCATTATTTGGAAATAAACATTGTATACATAGTTGTAAATAATGTATCCCTTGATTTTTAGAGCATTACAAGAGAAGATGTATGTAATTCATAAAGGGATCGAATTTATGTCAAGTTATGAAGCCAACAACATTGAGTTTTCCTTCtaccaaaaattttatgtttatgGTTATTCATTAACATCCCTCCAAATCTCTACCTCATCACacttgttatccaaacaaaggttCTTTTATCCCTCTAAaaccctccccttcctttccctctatTTTCCTCCATCCATACAAAGTGtaaacaaaattttaacaaCCCAATTATAAAATCTCGAACACTGCTTACAAAATGACATATGATCTTCCATTCTAAACCCACGCTTGACGACCTATCACCATCTCCATGACAACCTCTTTTCTCTCATTAATTCCAATAAACCTCACCACCTCAACCACTACCCCATCAACCAACCAAACTTCATTTTTCCCAACACCAACCACATCCTTCATCAATAAACATTCTCTTTGTACTCTTCAAAGACGAATATGATTCCAATAATACCAAAAGTAGTTAAGGAAAGCTTGAAGCCATCACCACCAATTCCATATTTTGACAACTTCAAGTAAGATTTACGTAATTTGAACCTAAGTTTCAAACACAAAAAGATTTTCCCCTTGCAAAACCAATTTCTCGATGTCATTTAGTACCGATTTCCAGTGGATGAAGATGTCACGATGTGAGAGTGATTTTGAAACTATGTCTTCGTGGTAGTTGGGTTGACCAAGGTTCTtcttcgattttgtagctcatCGTAGTAGAAGTGGTGGTGGACTAGCAATGGAAGTGGATTAGGCAGGGCTACGATAGTGTGTCCAATACATGCAAAACTCGCCCCTTTAGTGAACTTTAAGCGTGCTTAACACAAGGAAAAAGTTACTTTACCTTGGTACAGACAAGGCAAAGTGATAAAAACAAAGAGTATGAAAATTATGTGTGTGCATGTTTTTTTAGCATATAGAAAATTATGACATAAATCCACTGGTAGATGACAATGTATACAAACACACAAGGGGCACTAAGGCAATTGGGTACTCCAACTTGGGCACAAAGGCCAGGCACGTGGTATTAAACTCAAAAATATGGTGTTTAAGACAAAAGACATTGAATGTGGGAAAAAATTTTGGTTGCACCTTTTGTCCGCCTAAAGGCCACCTTTCTACTATTGTGCACCTTATTGAAATCAACTTGCCTAGCAAGGCAATGTTGCCCCTTTAACCAAAATACTGAAGCAAGCAAATAGTGGTATATAAGTAGCCAACTTGCCTAACGTTTTCCGTACGAAAGCTTCCAACCGCAAACCGATACAACGACCCGTGATCCGCGCTTCAATGAGAATGACATTGCCCACTTCAAAACTATCCATAATCACGCATATTCATTGTTTCTAATAGGGAAGACTCATACATTCACAAGATATTCCTTGCCTCCTATGTCAATTtcatttcttatttaatttaaaccCTTTTAACTCTACACAAGTTATACCCTCACTTGGTTATTATATGACAATGTTCACACATAAAAACATGTACAAAAAATGCATGTCGTTCCTTATCACACAAATTTGAGATAATATGAGCTAGTTAGCGTGAAAATcgcaataaaaaaaaactccatCATTAGTCCCTCACTAAAAAAATTCCATTTTTCCCAAAACTTCCATATTGAATTTCAAACACCTCTATAAGTAAAAACTAACAGTTTCTTCATATATGCTCACCCGT
This genomic interval carries:
- the LOC130797484 gene encoding MADS-box transcription factor 23-like, whose amino-acid sequence is MGRGKIVIERIDNSTSRQVTFSKRRSGLLKKARELSILCDAEVGVVIFSSTGKLYEFASTNMKSVIKRYNKMKEENDHNPQLSSAASELKFWQREATNLKQQLQYLQESHRQLMGQELSYLSIKDLQNLENQLETSLQSIRMRKDHLLSNEIKELNQRGSIIHQENIELYKQLKIAQQHHSELQKKVYRTAITRTDTSLEPFDNRKGQNRTRTATEFYNRHINLNRCYPN